GATGCATACACGATCGAATCCGTGACCCGCGCGATCGATGCCGTGGAATCCGGTCGCTTTCGCGATGAAGTCACGCCGCTGACCATCAAGACACGCAAGGGCGAAACCGTCGTCGAAAACGATGAAGAACCCTTTAACTGTGACCTGGAAAAAATTCCCACGATGCGGCCGGCGTTCAAGCGCGATGGCGGCACCGTCACCGCGGCCAGTTCATCGTCGATTTCCGATGGCGCCGCTGCGCTGGTGCTGATGGCCGCGTCCGAGGCCGAAAAACGAGGGCTGGAACCGCTGGCGAGCATCGTCGATCACGGCGGTTTTGCCCATGCGCCCGAATGGTTTACCACCGCACCGGTCAGCGCGATCGCGAATCTGCAAGAGAAAATCGGCTGGCGGGTCGAGGATGTGGATCTTTACGAAATCAACGAAGCGTTTGCCTGTGTCGCGATGGCGCCGATCAAGGAGCTGGGCATCCCGCACGAAAAACTGAACGTCAACGGCGGCGCCTGCGCGCTGGGCCACCCGATCGGCGCGACCGGCGCCAGGATCCTCGTCACGCTGATTCATGCCTTGCGCAATCGCGGCCTGAAACGCGGTATCGCGGCCTTGTGTATCGGCGGCGGCGAAGCCACGGCTGTCGCGGTCGAAGTGCCCTGATCCCGTAGGCCTCGCTCATCCATGCCCGTCATCAAAAGCAAGATCGATACCAGCAGCCAGGTTTTCAAAACCAACCGGGAG
The sequence above is drawn from the Pseudomonadota bacterium genome and encodes:
- a CDS encoding acetyl-CoA C-acyltransferase translates to MPDLVVIVAARRTPIGSFQGGLSPLSAVDLGAAANRAALADSKVEAAQISEVVSGCVLPAGLGQAPARQAALAAGLPESIPCTTINKVCGSGMKAATLGHDMIRAGSADIVLAGGMESMSNAPYLLPRARSGYRMGHQQALDHMFFDGLQNPYDGNMMGHFAEMCVDKYGFTREQQDAYTIESVTRAIDAVESGRFRDEVTPLTIKTRKGETVVENDEEPFNCDLEKIPTMRPAFKRDGGTVTAASSSSISDGAAALVLMAASEAEKRGLEPLASIVDHGGFAHAPEWFTTAPVSAIANLQEKIGWRVEDVDLYEINEAFACVAMAPIKELGIPHEKLNVNGGACALGHPIGATGARILVTLIHALRNRGLKRGIAALCIGGGEATAVAVEVP